ACCAAGGCTGGATCTGACCCCATCGGCGATGGTGTCTGGGGGCTGAGGGTTAGGGATCAATTCCCCTCTCAGCTTGGACTGGAAGCAGTCATCAGCATTGCATGGCTCAGCAGCAAACACCTTTACGGTGGGTCtcagggcctgggaggaggagagcattGGGTACCTTGTAACTACTGAGAGCGGACATCTATCTCAGGCATGCAAAAACACTTTCTGTTTATGGGGGCAGAGGAGTCTCGGTGATACATCTCTCTACAAATAAAGCCAATTTTACATCCATTTTTTTCCTGGGCTGCATctgtccacatcaaactccttcccatcggATTTAacgcactcattcagctctcccctctATCTTACATTACTGACCTTCCACTACACCTAGCCCAcaccaatcaattgaatttattgagcacttactgtgtgcagagcactgctgagcgcttgggagagtacttcgctcttctaatgcccatTACTGTACCTGTCTTAACTGCtgtgctgccaaccccttgcccatgcccacacactctatactgtactctcccaagcacttaatacagagttgtacacacaataagtactcaaatacaattgactcccTTTGGccaagaactccctccccctttatatttaatgagagcttgttgagggcagggaaagtgtctgttgtaatactattctcccaagtgcttagttcaaggctttgcacagtaagcactcaataaatacaacaatgaatgaataccaccctccatccttcaaagtcctactaaaatcacataatgtctgtctcgttctctagactgtaagcaggaaatgggtagggaatgtgctaattctggtgtgttgtattctcctaatcaatatagtgttctatacatagtaagccctcaataaataccactgattaattgtttgGGGCATTATAATGATGGAGAATTCTGActgactgggggagagggggagagttggAGTCTGTTTTGGGTGGGTGGAAAGGAGGGCAATAGGATCTTAAGTTTGGGGCTGTGAGTGATTGGAGGGACCCATTTCAAAGAGGAGGAATGGAAGTTCCTGACATACTCTGGGAACTCAAGTGAAAGTTCAACCATGATATAAGCACAGGAATCTGCATGCCCTTCTATAATCCAGAAGTGGCCAGCATGGCTAGGAAGCAGCCACAGGCTAAGGAGTGGCTTACCTTGACTGTGATTGCAATTCCAGAAATCATGCCACCGCCCCCAACGGGCACCACCAGGGCATCCACTAGAGGAACCTAATGTACAGTAGAGAACACAAGATTATAAACTTGATGCGGGGGAACTGAGGGGAATGATTGTGACTGGTTAACTGCACTGGAATAATTTTCATCTGATAGGGACCCCAAGAAacaacaggagaagcagcttggcctagaggctgaagcagggcctgggagtcagaaggaactgggttctaatcctacctccgccgcttgtctgatgtgtgaccttggacaagtcacacctgtgcctcagttccctcctctgtaaaatggggattaagactgtgagccctatgtgggatagggactctatctaacctgattagcttgcttttacccctgcacttagaatagtgcctggtgcagagtaagtgcttaacaaatggcacaattaatattatgactattattcttTTGGGGAGAACTGCACAGCCTTTTACCTGCTGAAGGACTTCAAGGGCAATGGTGCCCTGGCCGGCAATCACAGCAGGTTCCTGATTTGGGTGCACGAAGGTGCCTTCTGTCTCCTGCACCACCCTTGATGCCACTTCTGTCCGGGACTGGCACGGAAAAAGAATAAAAGGTCCTCTGAATCGCATCGATGTACCAAGTTGATGTAAAGAGTTCCTGGTTATGGGCTGGTTTACCTACCTCATCGCTGGGTTCACAGTCCACCACCGTGGCCCCATAGCTCTGGATTGCAGCTCTCTTACAGGGTGGAGCAGTGTGGGGAACCACCACATAGGCAGGAATTCCTAGGGAAAAAAACTCAATGGAATTTGAgactctactatgtgcagagcgatgGGCTAAGGCCTGGGAAGAGGACGGCTAAAGCaaaacttgtatttactgagtgctttctctgtacagtgcactgtgtactaaatgcctgggagagtacaatccaatagacaTGGTGGATACGACCCCTGATTACAAAccagatgggggaagaggaacaaaagattatttacaaatagtggaagcaaGAAGAAAAACATGGTTGAACTAGCAGAAAAAATTGAATTGACAAATATAGACAGGGCTGTAAATTGGTATAAACATGTAACACTAAGGGTGGCTGTGGAGTTGACTGATGGGGTGTTGGACATAACTcaaggaagtcttcctggaggaggtgagagttacagaaggatttgaagatggcatGGTTGTGAGTTCCAGGCTGGTGAAACAGAACGAGGAAGGGGTTGGAAATAaaagagagtgaggtacagtgagaaggtgtgtTCAGGAGGAGTGAATACTTCCTTGGGAGAAGTAGTAGATAAGTCTCCTGCCCTCAaaaggtttacaatctagcagatctAGGTGATGTGGACTGAAACTTCAGGGAACCACATACTCTTGCTCAACTGCCCAATTCTGTCCAGGATGAGATGGAGTCCTTCAATCGTTTTCCCACTATCCCGCTCCCCCTTTGCTACCTGGATGGGACCCCAGGGTCCCCCCCGGTCCTGCCCATGACTCAGGGTGTGGGTGAGATCAGGTTCCCCTTGATTCACCAgcccagagagaagaaagggcTTCACCCATTACCTTCCAATTTGGCTGCAAAGGTGAGAGCTTGTCCATGGTTCCCGCTGCTGTGAGTCACGACAGCTTTCGGTTTCTTCCCGCCTCTGAGAGAGCCGGCAGTCAAGCCCTTGAGTGCATTAAGGGCTCCACGAACCTCGGTCGGGGAGGAAGGACAAATCATATACTCAGAGCTCTGTGATTACAGAAAGCTGGAAGCAGGTGGAAGAGCAGTTTCCCCACCACTCTTTCCCCTCGCTGCTACCCTGGATAAGGTTTTTTTTCTGTCTGAACTTAAAGGGGCAGAGAAGCAAGCATGGTAgaacatgagcccgggagtcagaaggacctgggttcttctaatcccggccccaccaactgtctcctgtgtggccctgggcaagtcatttgacttctctgtgcctccgttacctcatctgtaaaacggggatctaATTCCCgtcctcctttctacttagactgcgagccccatgtgggagagggaccgtgtccaacttaataaacttgtatctaccccagcgcttagaacagtgctggacacatagtatgtgcttaacttataccatttaaaaaaagtagttCGGGGCAGTAGTGAAGAGAAAAGGAACAAGGAGAGTTGGGCATCTAACACCCCTTCTCCATGAGAGAAAAAAGGGTCTGTGGAGCTAAAGAAACTCCCAGGGCTTTCTTCCCTGCAAGAATTTCAAAGGCAACAGGTTAGGAacttcccctcttctttcattTGCTTCTAAAAGAAGAATCTCAAAGAATGAGTTAAGGTCATCTCCATTAACTTTCCGACAGAAGCAAGAGGCAATAAGAATGTCGTCGACAAATGCAGTATTGACCATATAACGAATTGCCCCAAACAGAATGCCTTAATATCAACAGTCGATCTAGCTCATTCTATCGGCTCTAGCCTTACCTTGAAGGACCCGGTCTTTTGGAAGAGCTCACATTTGAAGAAAAGTCTGCGGCCAGCTAATTCATCCAGAATGGAGCTGGTTAGGACAGGTGTGAGGTGGATGAGGCGGTGAATGTTGGCTTGTGCATTTTCAACGTCAGCCAGCGAGATGCAATACTGAGCACACATGTTTCTGACACCTGAAAGGAGAAAAGTAGTCAAGATtactgggcctggcacatagtaagctcttaaatcccattaaaaaaaaaaaacaacaaaaaacgagCATA
This region of Ornithorhynchus anatinus isolate Pmale09 chromosome 17, mOrnAna1.pri.v4, whole genome shotgun sequence genomic DNA includes:
- the SRR gene encoding serine racemase, coding for MCAQYCISLADVENAQANIHRLIHLTPVLTSSILDELAGRRLFFKCELFQKTGSFKVRGALNALKGLTAGSLRGGKKPKAVVTHSSGNHGQALTFAAKLEGIPAYVVVPHTAPPCKRAAIQSYGATVVDCEPSDESRTEVASRVVQETEGTFVHPNQEPAVIAGQGTIALEVLQQVPLVDALVVPVGGGGMISGIAITVKALRPTVKVFAAEPCNADDCFQSKLRGELIPNPQPPDTIADGVRSSLGTNTWPIIRDFVDEVFTVTEDEIKQATKLVWERMKLLIEPTAGVGVAAVLSEQFQTVAPEVKNICIVLSGGNADLTSLTWLKHCRDQEASNC